Genomic window (Agrobacterium vitis):
CGAGCGTACCATGCTCACCAATGCCGCGCGCGAACCCTCCGGAAAGCTCTTCGACAAACTCTCCGAAGGGATGCTGCCCGAGCAGAAGGAGCGTCTGACAGAGGCCTGGCCGATCATGCGCACGTCCCAGCAGCTCGCCGCTCATGAGCGCACCGTTCAGACCCTGCGTCAGGCCGAAGATTTGCGTCTCGCCCAGCGCCAGACGCTGGTGATGAAGCAATGAGGCGGCGCGTTCTCCTGTTCCTGGCCGGCCTAGGTGGGATGATCGCCGCTCTGGCGGCAATCGCATACTTCGGCGGCTTTCGATTGAACCTGACGCCGAGCGAGCCGCTTGGGCTCTGGCGTATCATGGCCCTGCAGCGTCCGGTCGAGGTCGGCGATCTCGTGTTCATCTGCCCACCGCCGACCGCGTCTTTCGAGGAGGCGCGGCGCCGCGGCTATGTTAGGCGTGGCCTCTGCCCCGGTGGCTTTGCGCCGCTGATCAAGACAGTGGCGGCGCTTCCCGGACAGCATGTGGAAATCGGCGTAAATGTCACTGTCGACGGCAGGCCTCTCGCCTCATCGATCAATCGCGCGAGCGATGGAGAGGGCAGGCCGATCACACCATTCAAAACCGGCATCGTGCCACTGAGAAATCTGTTTCTTCACTCATCCTTTGCGAGCTCCTATGATAGTCGGTATTTTGGACCGGTTCCCGACACGGGCCTTCTCGGCCTGGCGCGGCCAGTCCTCACTTTCGAACCGTAATTGGCGGCGATCCTGCCTGCTTATCGCCGTATCTGTTGCTTGCGGCTGGACTGCCTGGAGCGGTCATGTCCTGACCCTTCCGGTCGCTGTGTTGTTTCCGGCGCTCTGGGCGATGTCGCCGTCGCGGCTAACGGCGATGCTCGTGTCGGCCGGATATTTTCTGGCTGCCTCGCGTGGGCTGCCGCAGGGTGTCGCCAACTTCTATGCCGCCGATCTCTGGCCCGGGCTTCTGCTCTGGGCAGTTGCTTCGCTCTCCTTCGCCGGCGTGCATGCGGCGCTCTGGAAGGGGCAACCGGAAGGCAAGTCTCCGGGAGAAGGTCGAACGGGAATGGCAATGGCGGGGCGCTATCTGGCGGCGGCGATGCTCATGGGACTGCCGCCCCTCGGCATAACCGGCTGGGCGCATCCGCTCACCGCTACCGGTGTGCTCTTTCCGGGATGGGGATGGTGGGGGCTGGTCGCGATGACAGCCGGCCTCGCGATGATGACATCGCGATATTGGCGGGCTGTCGCCATCGTCATGGGAGGATTCTGGCTCTGGTCCACTGCCACGTGGACATCACCGAAACTACCCGAGGGATGGAAGGGCGTCGACCTCGAACAAGGTCAGAAACTCGGACGAGACGGCTCGCTTGACGATCACCGTGACCTGATCGCAACGGTGCGCGCGGTTGCGGGAGAGAAAACCCGGTTCATCGTTCTTCCCGAAAGTGCATTGGGCTTCTGGACGCCGACCGTCGCGAGGCTCTGGAGCCAAGGCTTGCAAGGCTCGGAGCTCACTGTGATCGCCGGCGCGGCCGTCATCGATCCGGGCGGCTACGACAATGTAATGGTGGCGATTTCGGCGGAGGAAGCACAAATTCTCTATCGCGAACGCATGCCGGTCCCGGTGTCCATGTGGCAGCCATGGCGGGCATGGACCGGGCAGGGCGGTGGAGCCCGCGCCAACCTCTTCGGCAATCCAGTTGTGCAAAACGACGGCCAGAAGGTCGCCGTGCTGATCTGCTACGAACAGCTTGTCCTCTGGCCGGTCCTGCAGTCGATGCTGCATTCCCCCACCGCAATCGTCGCCCCGGGCAACGGATGGTGGACCGCGGGAACGTCGATCGTCGCCATTCAAAACGTGAGCGTGATGGCCTGGGCAAAACTCTTCGGACTGCCCGTCGTCACGTCTTTCAACAGATAAGGAATTGTTTGCGATGGTCGATGCCGCCCTAATCAAGGAATGCAGCGATCCCGGCCTGAAGCCGGCGATCGTCGAACAGTTCATCGAGCAGGCAGGGTCGCAGGATCCATTGGCGGTCACGGTTCGCTCCGGAAACCGCGTCGTGCTGGTGCCCAGGCCGAAGACGGCGGAGGAAGCGTTGGCGCTGATCAGAGACAACCTCGGTCGCAATACCGTTCGCGTCGGGATCACACAATATCCGGCCGGCCTCGGCATCCTGGAGGCGGGCCAGCTGAAGCCGGACCTGGTCGATGCTTGCGAGAACATCCGCATGGGCACGGCACTCTTCGCCAAGGTCTATCGGATTGTCACGAAATGGTATGGCAATCCGACCGAGAGGCAAGTCCTACCGCAAGTGTTCGACGACGCGATCATTGCCTGGCAGACGGGATACTTCGAAGGAACGGCGGTGTTTCGAGCGGAAGATCCAGGAAAGATGAAACTCGCCGATCCTGGGCCTGTGAAAAAGGACGGAGCTGAACCGGCCACCAATGAGGCTCCGGCCGGTGACGGCTCCGAAAACGCAAAACAGGACGACGCTCCGTCCGATCCAAACACTTCCGACATTCGCATCGATCTGTCGGGGATTGGCGCTCGAAAACCATAGGATTGACCCTGGTTTTACGTGGTGGTCATCCCCAGCCTTTCGCTCAACCTCGTCATCAGGTCCATGCGCTCATGGAAAATGCCGACAATCAGCGCGGGCTCGTTGTCGCGCGGCAGGCAGAAGACGTAGTGGTGCTCGCAATGGACCATGCGGAGCGTCGGATAAAGCTCGCCCAAGTCTCTGAACGGTGGTTGCCCCGAGGCAAGCCGGGCAAAACCTTGCTCTAGCCTGGTAATGTATCGGCGCACCTGCGCATCGCTCCATTGTTTGCGCGTGTAGCGAATGATTCCGCGCAGGTCCGCTTCCGCGCCATTCGCCAGAACATAGGTTGTGGTCAACCGCGGCTATCCTTGGCCAGTTCCTCGTCAAGAACCTCGCTTACGCTACGGGTGGACACTTTTCCCGCCAGACTTTCACCGATGCGATCGCTCAGCAGCGATTTCAACTGCTGCCATGCCACTTCACCATCCGCGTCCCCGGGAAACAGGCGTTCCAGCGCATATTGCTTGATCGTCTTTCCCTGTAAAGCGGCAGTGGCCTTCAGATTTTGATGCTGCTGGTCGGTAATATCGATTGTCAGTCGGCTCATACAACAAGCTCCGGATATTGTCACAAACCCACATTAGCACAAATGTTGGCATCTGGCCAATTGGGCTGTTCTCGGGAGGCGCATGCAGCGGAAAAGTGCGTACATTACGGCTGGGTCCGGCCACATAGTGTGTTTCGCCAAACTGCAGGCGATGCCAGCCTCACATGAGAAGGAATTTCCACCACTTGTCGTAAAGCTGGAACAAGTTTGTCCCATGATGGCGTTGTATGGTGTTGAATATCTTTGGCCGAGGACAGGATGTGAAGATTTGCACCGCGGTGATTTCGATCGACACTGGCGTCATTCTGGAATGTTTCTTATAAGAGGGCACGCAGTACGTGCTGCGTTGCGGCTTAGAATCCGCAGATGAACGGTTGGCGCTGACCGGAATGGCGCCAGGAACCCTCTGACCTTGTGTCCGGGGGCCTGTGACGTATGTCCAGGCTCCGGCTAAAGGTCGCAGGGCCGATTCATCTCGGATTCTAACCCCCGGGCAAGGGTTCAAAGGGTTCAACGTTTGCGGGGGCGTACCGCAGACTAACCAGGGTTAGGTCAGGAATGGAACTGGAAGATGCAATCGTGACGAATAGGGTCGAGCTCCGCCCATTGATCGGGCTGACGCGTGGACTACCTCCGGCGGACCTGGAAGCAATCACGATCGATGCTATCCGGACACACCGGCAGTTGGTGGAAAAAGCCGATGAACTCTTCCAGGCTCTCCCGGAGACTTACAAAACCGGAAAAGAAGCTGGCGGCCCACAGCATATTCGATACATTGAAGCGAGCATCGAAATGCATGCGCAGATGAGCGCCCTGAACACGCTGATCAGTATTCTTGGCTTCATTCCCAAGGTCGTCGTTAACTGACAGCGGTCAAAGTCAGGCGCCGACATCATCGTGTGATGGCGGATATGGCTGTATAGTTTGGTTTCCGTGCTTAAGCTGCGCGATCTAGTGGTGGCGTTGCCCATTGTGCTCCCCGGCGGGAGCAAGCTTATTCTGTGTCGTCGATCATTTCAATGATTTCGAAGCTTTTGATGAGCGTCGAGATGTCTTCATTTAGTAACACAAGCGCCACGTTCGGCGAAATTGCGCGGATCTGAATTTTCACGAGATAACCGGTTTCCACACATGTTCAGGATACTCGGCCGCCTCGCGCTTAAACCGGTAAACTGCCTCACGGGCGGCATCCGAACTCTCGTAAAAGTAAAGGGCCATGACCCCGGCACGGACAGAACAGACTTGACTAAGTCGCAATCAAAGGGCCGATTGACAGCGACCCTTCCAGCGCTCCTCGCTGGTTTGCCTATCGGTGGCCGCTACCAACAAGGCATTTTGCTAGGTGTCATCGGTGCTGACTGGGACGACGGGGAGGTCTGCTTAAACGTTGAAGGCTCTAAGCGCGAATGACAGAAACGACAGTTGACGACAACTTGATGTCTTAATCTTCAAACAGTTTGTTCAGTACTGACCGCAGGAGAAAGAGAGCGGACAGACTACCGCAGATTGCTCTTAAATTTATAAGTTTTTCTCTTCAGTATTCAAAAACAGTAATCTTTTTCTTAGCTGCGTCGGAAGATGGCCAGACCAACGCTTTGATGATGCCGAAGCTGATCAATTGTGCCGTAAAACTACAAATGAAACAGAAAAATTCTTAATCGTCTCCACCCGAGTAGCATATTATCCTTTGATGAACAAAGGAGCGATATCATGAGAAATTCGAGTTTGCATGATGCATCTGGGAACGACGATGCACAGGTACCCCACAAAACAGAATTGCTTGATCTGCCAGACCTTGTGCTGACGGAAGTTGCCAAACGTCTAGCGACTG
Coding sequences:
- the traF gene encoding conjugative transfer signal peptidase TraF; translated protein: MRRRVLLFLAGLGGMIAALAAIAYFGGFRLNLTPSEPLGLWRIMALQRPVEVGDLVFICPPPTASFEEARRRGYVRRGLCPGGFAPLIKTVAALPGQHVEIGVNVTVDGRPLASSINRASDGEGRPITPFKTGIVPLRNLFLHSSFASSYDSRYFGPVPDTGLLGLARPVLTFEP
- a CDS encoding conjugal transfer protein TraB, which codes for MLIAVSVACGWTAWSGHVLTLPVAVLFPALWAMSPSRLTAMLVSAGYFLAASRGLPQGVANFYAADLWPGLLLWAVASLSFAGVHAALWKGQPEGKSPGEGRTGMAMAGRYLAAAMLMGLPPLGITGWAHPLTATGVLFPGWGWWGLVAMTAGLAMMTSRYWRAVAIVMGGFWLWSTATWTSPKLPEGWKGVDLEQGQKLGRDGSLDDHRDLIATVRAVAGEKTRFIVLPESALGFWTPTVARLWSQGLQGSELTVIAGAAVIDPGGYDNVMVAISAEEAQILYRERMPVPVSMWQPWRAWTGQGGGARANLFGNPVVQNDGQKVAVLICYEQLVLWPVLQSMLHSPTAIVAPGNGWWTAGTSIVAIQNVSVMAWAKLFGLPVVTSFNR
- a CDS encoding TraH family protein, with amino-acid sequence MVDAALIKECSDPGLKPAIVEQFIEQAGSQDPLAVTVRSGNRVVLVPRPKTAEEALALIRDNLGRNTVRVGITQYPAGLGILEAGQLKPDLVDACENIRMGTALFAKVYRIVTKWYGNPTERQVLPQVFDDAIIAWQTGYFEGTAVFRAEDPGKMKLADPGPVKKDGAEPATNEAPAGDGSENAKQDDAPSDPNTSDIRIDLSGIGARKP
- a CDS encoding type II toxin-antitoxin system RelE/ParE family toxin, encoding MTTTYVLANGAEADLRGIIRYTRKQWSDAQVRRYITRLEQGFARLASGQPPFRDLGELYPTLRMVHCEHHYVFCLPRDNEPALIVGIFHERMDLMTRLSERLGMTTT
- a CDS encoding antitoxin, with the translated sequence MSRLTIDITDQQHQNLKATAALQGKTIKQYALERLFPGDADGEVAWQQLKSLLSDRIGESLAGKVSTRSVSEVLDEELAKDSRG
- a CDS encoding transcriptional repressor TraM — encoded protein: MELEDAIVTNRVELRPLIGLTRGLPPADLEAITIDAIRTHRQLVEKADELFQALPETYKTGKEAGGPQHIRYIEASIEMHAQMSALNTLISILGFIPKVVVN